The following are encoded together in the Clostridia bacterium genome:
- the atpG gene encoding ATP synthase F1 subunit gamma: MPDVKELKNRIEGITEMRKITNAMYLIASVKLRQAKEELERTRPFFDVVRHELKRVFRADEAEKSEYFFPAYGGKRDDETTVGFLVITADKGLAGAYSRDVIKEALARARACTEADSTKLFVVGEYGRQYLRNRSIPFAEEFDFPARNPSYHRAHEISVELLKRYDSGEIDELRVLYTDYENGMTTKIKEARILPFERCDFAEGADDSAEYEFIPSIGQVLERAVTGYVSGFIFSAMVDSFCSEQSARMSAMDVANRNASDLLAELKLRYNHERQSAITNEITEISSGYKHRRREASKA; the protein is encoded by the coding sequence ATGCCTGACGTAAAAGAACTGAAAAACCGCATAGAGGGCATAACCGAAATGCGGAAAATAACGAACGCGATGTACCTCATCGCCTCCGTCAAGCTGCGGCAGGCGAAGGAAGAGCTTGAGAGGACGCGCCCGTTTTTCGACGTCGTGCGCCATGAGTTGAAGCGCGTTTTCCGCGCCGACGAAGCGGAAAAGAGCGAGTACTTTTTTCCCGCCTACGGCGGCAAGCGCGACGACGAGACGACCGTCGGGTTTCTCGTGATAACCGCGGACAAGGGGCTTGCCGGCGCATACAGCCGCGACGTTATTAAAGAGGCGCTCGCCCGCGCCCGTGCGTGTACCGAGGCGGACAGCACCAAGCTGTTTGTAGTCGGAGAATACGGCAGGCAGTACCTCCGCAACCGTTCGATACCCTTCGCGGAGGAGTTCGATTTCCCGGCGCGCAATCCGTCGTACCACCGTGCGCACGAGATAAGCGTCGAGCTGCTGAAGCGCTACGACAGCGGAGAGATAGACGAACTGCGGGTGCTTTACACGGACTACGAGAACGGCATGACCACAAAGATCAAGGAAGCCCGCATACTGCCGTTTGAGCGCTGTGATTTTGCGGAGGGCGCGGATGACAGCGCGGAATACGAATTCATACCGTCTATCGGGCAGGTGCTCGAAAGGGCGGTCACAGGTTACGTCAGCGGCTTCATTTTCAGCGCTATGGTGGACAGCTTCTGCAGCGAGCAGAGCGCGCGTATGAGCGCGATGGACGTTGCGAACAGGAATGCGTCCGACCTGCTTGCGGAGCTGAAGCTCCGGTATAACCACGAGCGTCAGAGCGCGATAACAAACGAAATAACGGAGATCTCATCCGGATATAAGCACAGGAGAAGGGAGGCGTCAAAGGCGTGA
- a CDS encoding F0F1 ATP synthase subunit alpha has product MRKKLSAVIYSEKAPDEARRARFLSFVERRYGRSAVLEWRSAPELKNGFRLEVGSDVYDWTTEGRLAQLKREIYAAGEGGFDVVPLMKESIGAWEPRVIADQVGKVVSVGDGIAVVSGLAEAFYGEIVIFADGSRGMVQDLRENTLGCILFGGDEGVWAGSEVRRTGKVAGVPCGEGFLGRVVDALGTPIDGEGAIETEEYRPVEQAAPAIIDRRPVNVPLETGILAIDSMLPIGRGQRELIIGDRQTGKTSIAVDTIINQKDKGVICVYVAIGQKASSVASIVRALTLEDAMKYTVVVSATAADSAPLQYIAPYAGCTLAEYFAASGRDVLIVYDDLSKHAVAYRALSLLLGRTPGREAYPGDVFYLHSRLLERSACLTEEKGGGSITALPIVETQAGDVSAYIPTNIISITDGQIFLEGDMFHAGQRPAVNVGLSVSRVGGDAQTKAMKKAVGTLRLDLAQYREMEVFMQFSGDLDEATRRKLKYGEGLMYMLRQPKQAPMSMHAQVIFLVAALNQCFEFSAPEEFRPQLERLVGVCEREHPALCARIDGGALTDEDKAEIIAAAAKMG; this is encoded by the coding sequence ATGAGAAAAAAGCTTAGCGCCGTCATATACTCCGAAAAAGCGCCGGACGAAGCGCGCCGCGCACGCTTTCTCAGCTTCGTCGAACGCAGATACGGCAGGAGCGCCGTCCTTGAATGGCGCTCGGCTCCCGAGCTGAAGAACGGCTTTCGCCTCGAGGTCGGCTCGGACGTCTACGACTGGACGACCGAGGGACGCCTCGCGCAGCTGAAGCGTGAAATATACGCCGCCGGCGAAGGCGGCTTTGACGTCGTGCCGCTGATGAAGGAAAGCATCGGCGCCTGGGAACCCCGCGTTATCGCGGACCAGGTCGGCAAGGTCGTCAGCGTAGGCGACGGCATCGCTGTCGTCAGCGGACTCGCCGAGGCGTTTTACGGCGAGATAGTTATTTTTGCCGACGGCAGCCGCGGGATGGTGCAGGATCTGCGCGAGAACACCCTCGGCTGCATACTTTTCGGAGGCGACGAGGGCGTCTGGGCGGGCAGCGAGGTGCGCCGCACCGGCAAGGTCGCGGGCGTTCCCTGCGGCGAAGGCTTCCTCGGCAGAGTCGTCGACGCGCTCGGCACGCCTATAGACGGCGAGGGCGCGATCGAGACGGAGGAATACCGTCCGGTCGAGCAGGCGGCGCCGGCGATAATCGACCGCCGCCCCGTGAACGTGCCGCTTGAAACGGGCATACTGGCGATAGACTCGATGCTTCCGATCGGCAGAGGACAGCGCGAGCTTATAATCGGCGACAGACAGACCGGCAAGACGTCGATCGCCGTCGATACCATAATCAATCAGAAGGACAAGGGCGTTATCTGCGTCTACGTCGCAATAGGGCAGAAGGCGAGCTCGGTAGCTTCCATCGTCCGCGCGCTGACGCTGGAGGACGCGATGAAATACACCGTCGTAGTCAGCGCGACGGCGGCGGATTCCGCGCCGCTGCAGTATATCGCGCCTTACGCCGGATGCACGCTGGCGGAGTATTTCGCCGCCTCCGGCAGAGACGTGCTGATAGTCTACGACGACCTGAGCAAGCACGCCGTCGCCTACCGTGCGCTGAGCCTGCTGCTCGGGCGCACCCCCGGCAGAGAAGCCTATCCCGGCGACGTTTTCTACCTGCATTCCAGACTTCTCGAACGCTCCGCGTGTCTGACGGAGGAGAAGGGCGGCGGCAGCATTACCGCTCTGCCCATAGTAGAGACGCAGGCGGGCGACGTTTCCGCTTATATCCCGACGAATATTATTTCGATAACCGACGGACAGATTTTCCTTGAGGGGGATATGTTCCACGCCGGTCAGCGCCCCGCCGTGAACGTGGGACTTTCCGTCTCCCGCGTCGGCGGCGACGCGCAGACGAAGGCGATGAAAAAGGCGGTCGGAACGCTCCGTCTCGACCTCGCGCAGTACCGCGAGATGGAGGTCTTCATGCAGTTTTCCGGCGACCTTGACGAGGCTACCCGCCGCAAGCTGAAGTACGGCGAGGGACTTATGTATATGCTCCGTCAGCCGAAGCAGGCTCCGATGAGTATGCACGCGCAGGTGATTTTTCTCGTCGCCGCGTTGAATCAATGCTTTGAGTTTTCCGCGCCTGAGGAGTTCCGTCCGCAGCTTGAGCGGCTCGTCGGGGTTTGCGAACGCGAACATCCCGCGCTCTGCGCGCGCATTGACGGAGGAGCTCTTACCGACGAAGACAAGGCGGAGATAATCGCCGCTGCGGCGAAGATGGGATAA